In one Juglans regia cultivar Chandler chromosome 11, Walnut 2.0, whole genome shotgun sequence genomic region, the following are encoded:
- the LOC109003485 gene encoding bromodomain adjacent to zinc finger domain protein 1A-like encodes MVRGGKVGCKRNFNRRVRSKDKGSDDSDEDYVVSNEENEFSDGWDEDYCFAVDGNASEESYGSFVKEEEEEEEAYKEDDDDDEEYDEGEEEEEEVRRVVEPKVRSKAQKVNSSHKKGGVKTARKRGRVIYDEDEEYDEGVEEEEEEEEEEEVRRVFEPKVRSKVQKVNLSCQKVGAKTARKRRRVIFDDDDDDDDEEYDEGEEEEEEEEEEVRKVVESKVSSKVQNVNSSHQKGGVKTSRKRRRVIYDDDEDGDEDYEVEEEEKDDDFMLDEDICSDEEEELGGRKRRNNMKVGKRGWQEKNSLRGQKGKRKSKVLKKPLRKKRRKNGGLRRQVQYENGCNGGIEFVNNRSIVREKSKKNPGPKKRRYIARSDSDFMSSGSSDYDYTLSEEEKHTISEEERQQVREAREFCGNLRSSLRSSSLPCGIQEVRDFHQQRKPQVGKGKEKLEEPLGKKGKEKVEEVRTELGKQVCGICLSEEDNRRAKGTLDCCSHYFCFACIMEWAKVESRCPLCKQRFKTISKPARSTAGIDLREVLIPVPERDQVYQPSEEEVRSYLDPYENVICTECHEGGDDDLMLLCDVCDSPAHTYCVGLGREVPDGNWYCDGCRPVALASSSSQVQDHMPDQRTRSNIMSNRPPQFVNVREGLDLNLLSSPLTTFSQGFGNLSSPRLPVGDSRAASPVSGAGAPTLSGRRWIHRQIQHLISFNRMNSMAGRTDGTPAANSRDFSSSQSNQDQDRDTTTQHTRTQEMGSSYHTFFEDRLQDSPSPSFQNRDFFSSRLSFLRRQSAQDQTNMTTERSSLNGTLWPEPSGMDPIPGYEQLQYNRSSNIGSDGSLSPYTVREGIELHTAKEQVQSMVRKHLKNLSQDIDLGHSTFKDIARSSTHTIVAACGIEHRRSEVYCPVPPPSVCSHIELMAGGQTSLMKGCCSSCFESFVGDVVKRIMDTKMPPWLSLGL; translated from the exons ATGGTGAGGGGAGGGAAGGTTGGTTGCAAGAGGAACTTCAACAGAAGGGTTCGTTCGAAAGACAAGGGTTCCGATGACTCAGATGAGGATTATGTGGTTTCGAATGAAGAAAACGAGTTCTCAGATGGTTGGGACGAGGATTATTGCTTTGCTGTAGATGGGAATGCATCAGAAGAGAGTTATGGAAGTTTTGtaaaagaggaggaggaagaagaagaagcgtACAAGGAAGACGACGACGATGATGAAGAATATgatgaaggagaagaagaggaggaggaggtgaggAGGGTTGTTGAACCAAAGGTCAGATCAAAAGCACAAAAGGTTAATTCGAGTCACAAGAAAGGTGGGGTGAAAACAGCAAGAAAGAGGGGAAGAGTTATATATGATGAGGATGAAGAATATGATGAAGGAgtagaagaggaggaggaggaggaggaagaggaggaggtgaGGAGGGTTTTTGAACCAAAGGTCAGATCAAAAGTGCAAAAGGTTAATTTGAGTTGCCAGAAAGTTGGGGCGAAAACAGCGAGAAAGAGGAGAAGAGTtatatttgatgatgatgatgatgatgatgatgaagaatatgatgaaggagaagaagaggaggaggaggaggaggaggaggtgaggAAGGTTGTTGAATCAAAGGTTAGCTCAAAAGTGCAAAATGTTAATTCAAGTCACCAGAAAGGTGGGGTGAAAACATCGAGAAAGAGGAGAAGAGTTATATATGATGATGACGAAGATGGGGATGAGGAttatgaggttgaggaggaggagaaggatgaCGATTTTATGCTGGATGAAGATATTTGTtcggatgaagaagaggaattgGGGGGGAGAAAGAggagaaataatatgaaagtgGGCAAGAGAGGTTGGCAGGAAAAGAATTCTTTAAGGGGTCAAAAGGGGAAGAGGAAATCTAAAGTTTTGAAGAAGCctttgagaaagaaaagaagaaagaatggTGGGTTGAGGAGGCAAGTGCAATATGAGAATGGTTGCAATGGTGGTATTGAGTTCGTTAATAATAGATCAATTGTGAGagaaaagagcaagaaaaaCCCGGGTCCAAAAAAGAGGAGGTATATTGCACGTTCAGATTCAGATTTCATGTCTTCTGGATCATCAGATTATGACTATACTCTTTCTGAGGAAGAGAAGCATACCATCTCTGAAGAAGAGAGACAACAAGTGAGAGAAGCCAGGGAGTTCTGTGGAAATTTAAGAAGTAGCTTGAGGAGCTCATCTTTACCGTGTGGAATTCAGGAGGTCCGGGATTTTCATCAACAAAGAAAACCTCAGGTAGGGAAGGGTAAGGAGAAGTTAGAGGAACCTCTGGGAAAGAAGGGTAAGGAGAAGGTGGAGGAAGTGAGGACCGAGCTGGGAAAGCAAGTGTGTGGAATTTGCCTGTCTGAAGAAGATAACAGGAGAGCGAAGGGAACACTGGACTGTTGttctcattatttttgttttgcttgcatCATGGAGTGGGCAAAAGTGGAATCTCGCTGCCCTTTATGCAAGCAGAGGTTCAAGACAATCAGTAAGCCTGCAAGGTCGACTGCAGGAATTGATTTGAGAGAAGTGCTGATTCCGGTCCCCGAGCGTGATCAG GTTTATCAACCCTCTGAGGAAGAAGTCAGGAGTTACCTTGATCCATATGAGAATGTGATTTGTACTGAATGCCATGAAGGTGGGGATGATGATCTCATGTTGCTGTGTGATGTCTGTGATTCACCTGCACACACCTATTGCGTTGGTCTCGGACGGGAAGTACCTGATGGTAATTGGTATTGTGATGGTTGTAGACCCGTTGCTCTGGCATCGTCAAGTTCCCAAGTGCAAGATCATATGCCTGATCAAAGGACTAGAAGCAACATCATGTCTAATCGGCCACCACAATTTGTAAATGTAAGGGAAGGTTTAGATCTCAATTTATTGTCCTCACCTCTTACAACATTTTCCCAAGGATTTGGGAATCTTTCGTCCCCCAGACTTCCCGTTGGAGATTCTCGAGCAGCTTCTCCAGTATCTGGAGCAGGGGCACCAACTCTTTCAGGGAGACGCTGGATACATCGTCAAATACAACATCTCATTTCCTTTAATCGAATGAATTCTATGGCTGGTAGAACTGATGGGACTCCAGCGGCTAATTCAAGAGACTTTTCAAGTTCTCAAAGTAATCAAGATCAAGACAGGGATACTACAACTCAACACACAAGAACGCAAGAAATGGGGTCATCATATCATACATTCTTTGAGGATAGGTTACAGGACAGTCCCTCTCCATCATTTCAAAATAGGGATTTCTTTTCCTCGAGATTAAGCTTTTTAAGAAGGCAATCAGCTCAAGACCAGACTAATATGACTACGGAAAGGTCTTCTTTGAATGGAACGTTATGGCCTGAACCTTCAGGGATGGATCCAATTCCGGGTTATGAGCAACTCCAATACAACAGATCATCAAATATTGGGTCTGATGGTAGTTTGTCACCTTATACAGTTAGAGAGGGGATCGAGCTTCACACGGCTAAAGAACAAGTGCAATCTATGGTTAGAAAACACTTGAAGAACTTGTCCCAAGATATTGATTTAG GTCACAGTACTTTTAAGGACATTGCAAGAAGTTCTACACATACCATAGTAGCTGCATGCGGCATCGAGCATAGGAGGAGCGAGGTTTATTGCCCTGTTCCTCCGCCATCAGTCTGTTCCCACATTGAATTAATGGCAGGTGGACAGACAAGTCTGATGAAAGGTTGTTGCTCTTCTTGCTTCGAATCTTTTGTAGGGGATGTAGTGAAGAGGATCATGGACACAAAAATGCCACCATGGTTGAGTCTAGGCCTTTAG